The sequence CCTGGTGAAAAATACGGGGAACTGCTGGACTGGTGGACGGAAGCACAGTATTTGATTCCAAGGGGAAGCACTTTTGAGGTGGTGGATTTCTACACCGGCAAATCCTTTTTTGTAAAACGTACGGGCGGTTCAAACCATGCCGACTGTGAAACTCTTACTGTAAAAGACATTAATATAATGAAGGAAATATGGGGTGGCTTCAGCTGGGTAAGAAGACCTGTGATAATCAAATATAACGGAAGAAAAATTGCCGCCAGCATGACGGCAATGCCGCATGCGGGAAATGACAGCGCCCCGGGTGGTGTCTGGACATCGTGGAGGAGCGGAGATTACGGCGCGGGCACAAACTATGACTATATTAAAGGCAATGGTATAGACGGCCACTTTGATATACATTTTTACAACAGTACAAGGCATAAGGACGGAAAACTGGATCCAAACCATCAGCAGTGCATAAAAATATCGGCAGGGGTGCAATAATGGGTTCAATAGTATATAAATAGGAGAATTATTTAAAAATCCAAATTTTTATGCAGGTTATATTTAATTATAGCCTGCCTTTTTTTAATTTCAGTCAGTAAATGGTTACCGGTGTTCCGACCGATACCAGGTTAAAGAGCTCATTAACATCTTCATTGTACATTCTTATACAGCCGTTGGATGCAGCTGTTCCTATGGAGGCGGGATTGTTGGTTCCGTGAATGCCGTAATGGGGCTGTGACAATCCCATCCATCTTGTGCCAAACGGTCCGCCGGGATTGACTTGTTTGTTTATTATTGTAAATGTTCCCCGCGGAGTGGGGGTTGTAGGTTTTCCTGTTGCCACAGGGTATGACTTGACAAGTCTTCCGTCCCGGTACAGTGAAAGGGTTTTGGCAGCTATACTTACTATGATTCTTACGGAGGATGGGGCCACAGGTATGCATATTACCTGTCCTACATAAAGGGCGTTTGGATTTATTCCGGGATTTGCATTTATCAGTTGTTGCACCGTGACATTGAATATTTTTGCTATGGCGGGCAAGGTATCACCTTTTTGGATGACATAATAGTTCATTGTAGGACATCCGGGATTTTCTGATTTTGGCTGAGGGATACAAATTTTCTGGCCCACGTAAAGTTTTTCGGGAATAATGCCGGGATTGGCGTTTAGTATGTCCCCAACGGTGGTATTGAACTTTGCGGCTATTTTTGACAAAGTGTCTCCGCTTTTTATTTCATAAGGAGACGTGCCTATAGGGCATGCAGGTTGTGGCGGCTGTGCATAGGGTACGCAAATCACCTGGCCTATGTAGAGCCTTTCCGGAACAATGCCTGGATTGGCGGCAAGAATTGCCTCAACGGTGGTATTGAATCTGCCGGCAATAAGGTAAAGGGTGTCTCCCGCACGCACAGTGTAAGATATAGTGCCGGTAGGACATTGACGATTAAAACAGGAAATCATTGTTTTGATTCACCTCTTTTAAAATAAACTTGTTCCGGCTTTGAATCAGGATATGGTTACGATTGTTCCCACAGGTACAAGATTAAACAGCTCGCTTACATCCTCGTTGGACATGACTATACTGTTGCCGGTGGAGACGACATCAATAAATTCCGGTGTGTTTGTGCCATGAATTCCAAAACCTGCTTCAGAAAGTCCAATCCATCTTGCTCCCATCTCAACACCGGGATCAACCTGTTTGTTTAAAACCGTAAATGTTCCTCTTGGAATGGGTGACGCCGGATTTTCCAAAGCAATTCTGTATGTTCTGTAAATTCTTCCGTCGCGGTATACTGTAAGAGTTCGTTCCGCCACGTTGACATTAACGGTGACGGGGGGAGGAGCTACAGGTATGCATAGAATTTGATCCACGTATAAATCAGTGGGGTCTATTCCGTAGTTTGAATACAATAACTGTTGGGGAGTTATGTTAAAGTAAGCCGCTATTGACTCCAAAGTGTCTTCCGGCCTTACCACATAATAGTTTGTTGTCGGACACGAAGGATATATTTGCATGGTTAGCGGAATACATATTTGCTGACCTACTCTTAAATAATAGGGATCAATATCAGGGTTTGCATTAATAATGTCCTGTACTGTGGTCCCGTATATTCTTGCTATGGCAGCCAGTGTGTCTCCGGCTTTTATCGTATAGGGAACCGAACCTGTGGGACACTGCCTTTGATAGTACGGAAACATAAAGTATCACCCCTGTAAATACACTGATATTATAGTATATTAATTTATGTAAATTTTGTTACAATGAACGCTAGGGATATCGAGACTTTTTGGAGTTGCTTTGCTTTTTTGAAGAAGACAAAAAGAAAGCCGGAAGAAAGTTTTTTCCGACTTTTTGAGAATTTAAGCCAGCCAATAATTATTCATAACAGTGAGGGGCACCTGACCGTTCATTGCCAAAAGAAGCCGTCTTTCAACTTCATGCCAGTTGATTAAGTCCCACCATCGGCTTATATATTCCTTTCGCCTGTTCTGATAATCCAGGTAATAGGCATGTTCCCAGACATCGCATACCAAAATGGGAATTCCGCTCCACTGTGTTAAATCCTGATGCTTTTCCGCCTGCAAAATTTCAAGCCTTCTCCATGTCGGCTGCCAGGTCAGAATTCCCCATCCGGATGCTTCCACATTTTCAGCGGCGCTTTTAAACTGCTCCGCAAACGCGTTGAAGCTTCCAAAATAGCTGTTTATCTGGTTTGTAGTGTGAATGCCGGGCTTACCTCCTCTTCCCGGAGGTGCCATGACAGTCCAGAAAATGCTGTGGAGAATATGACCGGAACCGTTGAAGGCCAACTGATTTTCCCAGTATTTTATATATTTGAAGTCATTGTTTTTCCGCGCTTCCACCAGGTTGATTTCCGCCCTGTTCAGGCCATCGACATAAGCCTTGTGGTGCATGTCGTGATGAATTCTTAAAGCCTCCGCACTGATTACAGGCTCCAATGCATTGTAAGGGTAGGGTAGAGGTGGCAACCGATGCTGTCCGGGTGCTATGGACATCATTGCATACTGCATTGTATAAATCGCCTCCGGTAAAGTAGTTCACAATGCTATATTATTCTTTTGAGCATCGGTTGGTGTAAAAATAGTTTTATAGTCCGGTTTTATACTCCCCAGCTATGTATTTTCCATTTGCTATAAGGAGTTTCTTTTGTTAACACGTAGCCTTTGTCGTTTATATCGCTGGTGTAACTTGCTTCAACCCAATCTATTGCCCCTTTGTATACAACATGGAATATAATCACTTTATATAGTATTTTATTAACAAAATAGCTGGCATCTTTATTGCTTTAAAGTGTTTTTGCAGTATAGCTTTTGCTTCGCTGATATCTTCTTCACTGATGTTAGTTTCACTGGCATGGGTTTCATTGCCTGTTTGTTCCAAAGTAGATTGTGATTCTTTCGCGCTTATCTTATCTTTATTTATATTCCTATTGGTTTGAGATTTGGGAGAAAGTAAACAACCTGTGATAATTGCAGTTAAGGAAAGGCTAAAAATAACAAATAGTACAGGTTTGACAAGTTTACGGTTCATTTTTGCTCCTCCCAAAATGTACAGGTTATTTGTAATATATCGTATGTATTACAAAAGTAAAATATATTGTCATATAGATATCCTTTATTTGTTCAGCACAAAATACGAAAGTATTATATAATTGTATATTAAGTACAATTAAAGAAAATGTGAAAAATGCGAAAGTGTATAAATTTATCAAGCCACAAGACCCTTTAAAAGAAGCTGTTGAGATAGCGGAGAAGCTAGGAATTAAAGGAGAAGTGAAAAAGTTTGAAAATATGAATACATATTCAATAGAGAGTGATGCTGGGATATTTAAATATTGGTATGATACAGGAAAATGGCAATATATGTCTGCGGATGCAGGAGATATTACCGGAGGAAATGTTCCAAATGAAGAGGAATGTTTAAAAATTGCAAAGGAATTTATGAATTCAATGGGGATGGATATTCCCGAACGTTTTCAAAAGATAGTCTTCACTGAAGCTTCATCGGGAGATGAGTTTCAAGGAGACTATAGAATAATACATAGAACAGTTAATTTTTATCCTGTTATTGATGGAAAAGAAGTATACGGAGTCTCAAGAATTACAATACGTATTGGTCCTTTTGGAAAGATTCTTGGGATTGAGAAATTTTACAAGGATTATATTGAGGACGGCATTTATGAAACAATTGATACAGATACGGTGCTAAAATTATTGGAAACAGATTGGGGTCAGTGAATATTGATCCTCAAGCCACTGAAGCGGAAGTTCATGGCATTAGTACGCATTATTAGGAAGATGCAGGAAACTATGATGAACAGCCACATTTACAGCCGGTTTGGGTTATCACCGGAAAATCAATTAACAATAAGGGTAAGATTAAGGATTTTGAGGCAGTTGTTCCTGCTTTGAGAAAGAATGCAAAAAAGATAGGATAAAGACAGAAGATTTTTGCAAAGAATATTATTATTTTTTTTATTATTTAAAACCGGAATGTGAGAAAAAAGGATGGGAAAAATTCAAGGACGGCTTAAAATCGGCTGCTCAGTAGTGTAAAGAGAATTGGAAAATCCATTGCTAAAATAGTTGTTGCGGCGGTAGTTATTACAGGATTGGGAATAGCGGCAGCGTTGACAGGCGGGATGTTCAAAGGAAGAACTTGAAGTTTTTAAAGAAGGAACAGAAGCTATAGATAATGAGGTGACAATATCGACTTTTAATAAACATACAATCTATAAAATACAGGACTTAAACTTACATGATGCTGAAATTGCTAAAATTACTTGTGATTATAATATGCACAGAATAGAAATACCTGTAAAGTTATGTAGGGATAATAATAGCTATAAAGAAGCAGTAATTATATTTGAAGATGTCCAGTATGCAGATATTAGCTTTTATGAGCCTTGGGGAGCAGGTATATATATAAATGAAGTTAATGTTAATGACGGTACGGATATTATTAATAGACTTGTTGAATATCAAAGAAATAGTGAGAGCTTTTGTCTGAGTATATTATTAAACTCAGATGATAGAATTAACATATTGACTTCTAAAGTAATTTATTCAGATATTCAAAAGTAAGGGAGAAACTCTAAATGAATAGAATTTCTGTAGAAGAACTTATGGAATTACAATACCTCAGAAAATTAGAAAAATAAGTACGAGGCTGCTCAGTTTCGGCTGATGTAGCCCTTTTTCTGTTTTATATTGATTTGACGTACAGAAGACCCAAGCATGTGTTCCGAAGATAAGATTGCAAGCGTCAAATAGAAGCTCACATAGAATAATAGTTGCAAATGAAGTGCAGTCATTTTGGAAATATTGGCTTGAAAGCTTGAAAAAATAATAAAACTTTTTAAACCGGCAAGAGGTGATAGTTATGGATGTACAAAAGGCTACAACAGAATACCGATTATCATAACAGAAACAAGTGATTAATTTTAAAATTCCGTACATAAAAAGAAGTTTTGATTCGAATAATTAACACAAACAGAAGTATTAAATTTGCCCTTATGTTTTTTTAAAGGGGTGTATAATAAAGGTGGGGGGAATTATATGCGTAAGTTAAGAAAATTGCTGCTATTTTCTACTGTTTTGTTTGTCGTTTTTACTCAACTATTTGGCTTTATAATCACGGTAGATGCGGCAGAAACGGCAACAATCAACTTGTCGGCGGAAAAACAGGTAATCCGCGGATTTGGAGGAATGAACCATCCCGTTTGGATTTCCGACCTGACGCCGCAGCAAAGGGATACGGCTTTTGGTAATGGAGAGGGACAGCTGGGCTTTACTATTTTGAGAATTCATGTCGATGAGAACAGAAACAATTGGTCAAAAGAAGTGGCAACCGCCAGAAGAGCTATTGAGCTTGGAGCAATAGTTTTTGCTTCTCCGTGGAATCCTCCAAGTAATATGGTGGAGACCTTCACTCGTAACGGTGTGCCAAATCAAAAGAGACTCAGATATGATAAATACGGAGATTATGTACAGCATCTTAACGACTTTGTTGCGTACATGAAAAGTAACGGAGTGGATTTGTATGCCATTTCAGTTCAGAACGAACCAGACTATGCCCATGAGTGGACATGGTGGACTCCTCAGGAAATGCTTCGCTTTATGAGGGACTATGCCGGCCAAATCAACTGCAGGGTTATGGCGCCGGAGTCATTCCAATATCTGAAAAATATGTCCGACCCGATTTTGAATGACCCTCAGGCTCTTGCGAATTTGGATATACTTGGTGCC comes from Acetivibrio thermocellus ATCC 27405 and encodes:
- a CDS encoding L,D-transpeptidase; this encodes MCIPVAPSSVRIIVSIAAKTLSLYRDGRLVKSYPVATGKPTTPTPRGTFTIINKQVNPGGPFGTRWMGLSQPHYGIHGTNNPASIGTAASNGCIRMYNEDVNELFNLVSVGTPVTIY
- a CDS encoding LysM peptidoglycan-binding domain-containing protein translates to MFPYYQRQCPTGSVPYTIKAGDTLAAIARIYGTTVQDIINANPDIDPYYLRVGQQICIPLTMQIYPSCPTTNYYVVRPEDTLESIAAYFNITPQQLLYSNYGIDPTDLYVDQILCIPVAPPPVTVNVNVAERTLTVYRDGRIYRTYRIALENPASPIPRGTFTVLNKQVDPGVEMGARWIGLSEAGFGIHGTNTPEFIDVVSTGNSIVMSNEDVSELFNLVPVGTIVTIS
- a CDS encoding superoxide dismutase, with product MQYAMMSIAPGQHRLPPLPYPYNALEPVISAEALRIHHDMHHKAYVDGLNRAEINLVEARKNNDFKYIKYWENQLAFNGSGHILHSIFWTVMAPPGRGGKPGIHTTNQINSYFGSFNAFAEQFKSAAENVEASGWGILTWQPTWRRLEILQAEKHQDLTQWSGIPILVCDVWEHAYYLDYQNRRKEYISRWWDLINWHEVERRLLLAMNGQVPLTVMNNYWLA